A single window of Halobacillus naozhouensis DNA harbors:
- a CDS encoding LLM class flavin-dependent oxidoreductase yields the protein MKLSVLDQSPISKGQAAEDALQHSIELAQWVESLGFHRYWVAEHHNTNGLAGSSPEILITRIASQTSRIRVGSGGVLLPQYSPLKVAESFKVLEALFPNRIDLGLGRSPGGGQRTRAALTDGTNKPLSSFSRQVKELQWFLNGTIPKEHDYYGISARPHTTGNPDVWILGLSERGARHAAINGTGFTFGHFINPAHAVESLTAYREKFKPSAGLQEPNVNACVFVVCAESMEEAEEIALSQDMWLLQIEKGLETRVPSVEEVKSHTFTTRELEKIQRNRKRAIIGTPEKVYQQLLNLRKIYQTDEFLIITNIFDFNDKKRSYQLLADYMAEIEN from the coding sequence ATGAAGTTAAGTGTGCTAGACCAGAGTCCAATTTCAAAGGGACAAGCAGCTGAGGATGCACTGCAGCATTCCATCGAATTAGCTCAATGGGTGGAGTCACTGGGGTTCCATAGGTACTGGGTCGCTGAACATCACAACACGAACGGTTTAGCCGGCAGTTCTCCTGAAATATTAATAACCAGAATTGCTTCCCAGACCTCTAGAATCCGTGTCGGTTCTGGCGGCGTTCTATTACCCCAATACAGTCCGCTTAAGGTAGCTGAATCTTTTAAAGTATTGGAAGCTTTATTTCCAAACCGGATTGATTTAGGGTTAGGCCGGTCACCAGGGGGAGGTCAGAGAACAAGAGCAGCGTTAACGGATGGAACGAATAAACCACTAAGTTCTTTTTCAAGACAGGTGAAGGAATTACAGTGGTTTTTAAATGGAACCATACCAAAAGAACACGATTATTATGGAATTTCAGCTAGACCTCATACGACTGGAAATCCGGATGTCTGGATATTGGGTCTCTCTGAACGCGGAGCAAGACATGCTGCTATAAACGGGACAGGTTTTACATTTGGGCATTTTATTAATCCTGCACATGCAGTCGAGTCTCTGACTGCCTATCGTGAAAAATTCAAACCTTCTGCAGGGTTACAAGAACCAAATGTCAATGCGTGTGTATTTGTCGTTTGTGCCGAGTCCATGGAGGAAGCAGAGGAAATCGCATTAAGTCAGGATATGTGGCTTCTCCAAATAGAGAAAGGACTAGAAACGCGAGTTCCATCCGTAGAGGAAGTAAAGAGTCACACTTTTACAACCAGAGAACTTGAAAAAATACAACGTAATCGGAAAAGAGCGATTATTGGCACACCTGAGAAAGTTTATCAACAGCTTTTAAATTTGAGAAAAATTTATCAAACCGATGAGTTTCTTATTATTACAAATATCTTTGATTTTAATGACAAAAAAAGGTCTTACCAACTACTGGCAGACTATATGGCTGAAATAGAGAACTAA
- a CDS encoding PadR family transcriptional regulator, whose amino-acid sequence MSAAQFTKFYIMHLLQVRQPMISEHFKEEFHKLTNNWIPAPSTLLDTLHDMTEEGLLHRKDGYKSYEKKRQKVYWYSLTDQGKEEFDVLKKRYKILFEEQLAILHQIMNEVYQ is encoded by the coding sequence ATGAGTGCAGCTCAATTCACTAAGTTTTATATTATGCATTTGCTGCAAGTTCGTCAACCAATGATTAGCGAGCATTTTAAGGAAGAATTTCATAAGCTGACAAACAATTGGATTCCGGCACCGTCAACTTTACTTGATACTTTGCATGACATGACGGAAGAAGGCCTCCTTCATAGGAAAGATGGTTATAAATCATACGAGAAAAAACGACAAAAAGTCTATTGGTACTCCTTAACCGATCAAGGCAAGGAAGAATTTGATGTGTTAAAGAAGCGATATAAAATTTTATTCGAAGAACAATTGGCTATTTTACATCAGATAATGAACGAGGTGTATCAGTAG
- a CDS encoding 3D domain-containing protein, with protein sequence MKKSVFSLAATAALTGAFATSVSAEEYTVDKGDTLWGISNDKNVTVDQLKKWNNLNSNLIVPNQKLTVTGNSESTVETSKTYTVKSGDTLYGISQKYNITVDQLMAWNNLSSTLIHPGDQFAVKAQAASAPAPEKAEAPAPAPEPAQEEAPAPEPEKKEAPEAEPVNTTTEAEQSSEQSSSNDVVKEFTAEATAYTANCTGCSGVTATGIDLNANPNQKVIAVDPDVIPLGSKVYVEGYGVAIAGDTGGAIDGNRIDVYMPNRQDALNFGRQEVTVKVLSE encoded by the coding sequence ATGAAAAAATCAGTTTTCTCTCTAGCTGCTACTGCTGCATTAACAGGGGCATTCGCTACTTCCGTTAGTGCTGAAGAATATACAGTCGATAAAGGTGATACACTCTGGGGTATCTCTAATGATAAAAACGTAACAGTTGATCAACTTAAGAAGTGGAACAATTTAAACTCAAATTTAATTGTACCGAACCAAAAACTAACCGTAACTGGTAATAGTGAGTCTACAGTAGAAACATCCAAGACGTACACAGTTAAATCAGGAGACACCCTCTATGGTATTTCTCAAAAATATAACATAACTGTAGACCAATTAATGGCTTGGAATAATCTTTCAAGCACACTGATTCACCCTGGTGACCAATTCGCTGTGAAAGCTCAGGCTGCTTCAGCCCCAGCTCCTGAAAAAGCAGAAGCACCGGCTCCTGCACCTGAACCAGCACAGGAAGAAGCACCAGCGCCTGAACCAGAAAAGAAAGAGGCTCCAGAAGCTGAGCCGGTAAACACTACAACTGAAGCAGAGCAGTCCAGTGAACAGTCTTCAAGCAATGATGTTGTCAAAGAATTCACGGCAGAGGCAACAGCCTATACGGCTAATTGCACAGGCTGCAGTGGTGTAACGGCAACAGGGATTGATCTTAATGCAAACCCTAACCAGAAAGTAATCGCTGTAGATCCGGATGTCATTCCATTAGGTTCTAAAGTATATGTAGAAGGCTACGGAGTGGCTATTGCCGGTGATACTGGCGGAGCAATTGATGGAAATCGCATTGATGTATATATGCCAAACCGTCAAGATGCATTAAACTTTGGAAGACAAGAAGTAACTGTTAAAGTTTTAAGTGAATAA
- a CDS encoding ABC-F family ATP-binding cassette domain-containing protein, giving the protein MLNVTNVSLRFGDQKLFEDVNIKFTPGNCYGLIGANGAGKSTFLKILSGELEPQTGDVSLKSDQRLAVLKQNHFEYDEYKVLETVIMGHTRLYEVMQEKDAIYMKGEFTEEDGMRAAELEGEFAEMNGWEAESEAARLLTGLGIGEDLHDKEMKDLAGSEKVKVLLAQALFGNPDVLLLDEPTNHLDIKAIQWLEDFLIDFENTVIVVSHDRHFLNNVCTHIADLDFGKIQVYVGNYDFWYESSQLAQKMAEEQNKKKEEKIKDLKEFIARFSANASKSKQATSRKKLLEKISLDDIQPSSRKYPYIAFKADREIGNDLLTVENLSKTVDGVKVLNNVSFTMNKDDKIAFVGSNEVAKTTLFQILMGEVEPDEGTFKWGITTSQSYFPKDNSSFFERSDINLVEWLRQYSPEDETETFLRGFLGRMLFSGEEALKHPDVLSGGEKVRCMLSKMMLSGANVLLLDEPTNHLDLESITSLNKGLINFKGSILFASHDHEFIQTIANRIIELTPQGIVDKEMSYDEYLQDPAVQKQITALSE; this is encoded by the coding sequence ATGTTAAATGTAACTAATGTTAGTCTTCGTTTTGGCGATCAGAAGTTATTCGAGGATGTCAATATAAAATTTACGCCTGGAAATTGCTATGGATTAATTGGTGCAAATGGTGCCGGTAAATCTACATTTTTAAAAATTTTAAGCGGTGAACTAGAACCGCAAACTGGTGATGTTTCCTTAAAAAGCGACCAGCGACTTGCTGTCCTTAAGCAGAACCATTTTGAGTACGACGAGTACAAGGTACTTGAGACAGTTATTATGGGGCATACAAGACTGTATGAAGTCATGCAGGAAAAAGATGCAATCTATATGAAAGGGGAATTCACGGAAGAGGACGGGATGAGAGCGGCTGAACTCGAAGGTGAATTTGCTGAAATGAACGGTTGGGAAGCGGAATCTGAAGCTGCCCGTTTATTAACCGGACTTGGTATTGGTGAAGACTTGCATGATAAAGAAATGAAAGATTTAGCGGGCTCTGAAAAGGTCAAGGTTCTTCTTGCTCAGGCTTTGTTTGGCAATCCAGATGTGCTTCTGCTGGATGAGCCGACAAACCACCTGGACATTAAGGCGATCCAATGGCTCGAAGATTTCCTTATTGATTTTGAGAATACGGTTATTGTTGTTTCCCACGACCGACACTTTTTAAATAATGTCTGTACACACATTGCTGACTTAGACTTTGGTAAAATTCAAGTTTATGTTGGGAACTATGATTTTTGGTATGAATCAAGCCAGCTTGCGCAAAAAATGGCTGAGGAACAAAATAAGAAAAAAGAAGAAAAAATTAAAGACCTTAAAGAATTTATCGCTCGATTCAGTGCGAATGCGTCGAAATCTAAACAAGCTACTTCACGAAAGAAATTGCTTGAAAAGATAAGTCTGGATGATATTCAGCCTTCTTCAAGAAAATATCCTTATATTGCTTTTAAAGCAGATCGGGAAATTGGAAATGACTTATTGACGGTAGAAAATTTATCTAAAACGGTTGATGGAGTTAAAGTTTTAAATAATGTAAGTTTTACAATGAATAAAGATGATAAAATAGCTTTCGTAGGGAGTAATGAAGTAGCAAAGACAACGCTCTTCCAAATCCTTATGGGAGAAGTTGAACCTGATGAAGGAACATTCAAATGGGGGATAACGACTTCACAGAGCTATTTCCCTAAAGATAATTCCTCATTCTTTGAGCGGTCTGATATTAACTTAGTAGAATGGCTGCGCCAGTATTCTCCCGAGGATGAAACAGAAACATTCCTTAGAGGCTTTTTAGGCCGTATGCTATTCTCCGGTGAAGAAGCCTTGAAACACCCGGATGTCCTTTCAGGGGGAGAGAAAGTCCGGTGCATGCTATCTAAAATGATGCTGTCAGGAGCAAACGTGCTTCTGCTCGATGAGCCGACAAACCACCTGGATCTTGAATCGATTACTTCCTTAAACAAAGGGTTAATTAATTTTAAAGGATCGATCTTATTTGCTTCTCATGACCATGAATTTATTCAGACCATTGCAAACCGCATTATTGAGCTTACACCTCAAGGTATAGTTGATAAGGAAATGTCCTATGATGAGTATTTACAAGACCCTGCAGTTCAGAAACAGATTACTGCTTTATCAGAATAA
- a CDS encoding DUF2252 family protein, with protein sequence MSIDIRNEIMETKRYLRKQLLATIFNQFDGKLMGLSHEDRVKKYKKMSKDPYSFFRGSAYLFYYDVTGLPFTFHTPEDKPTWLLGDLHFDNISAFLNEKGDVVFDVDDFDEGYFGSYLYDVLRLVVSIRLMSSQHGYTGDDTDDFVKSFLNDYIGQLQRFHSGEEDPVYLQFTKANTTGPIQNVLHDLEGEWTSSGLESPTSQFDSIQSVLDDGNLVDLSHQEKEEFLRVWEDYIESIPVSIKKHSQVYSVKDVMKKAGAGIGSTGLMRYYIMIAGEGNKNIILEAKEARTPIPAYFFPYDETFWKDHQHQGRRVVHTQQAMHHKADPYLGYMTINGHDFYVRERSPFTNELNTDDLQELDSMLETVKTMAKITAKIHARADVDIEDGLMNHHSEEAILHEIESNRNEFIQQLTLWSAYYQKVVESDFHLFNEWRSENPEITEQN encoded by the coding sequence ATGAGTATTGACATCCGAAACGAAATAATGGAGACAAAAAGATATTTGAGAAAACAGCTGCTAGCTACTATTTTCAACCAGTTTGACGGCAAGCTAATGGGGCTATCCCATGAAGATAGAGTGAAAAAGTACAAGAAAATGAGTAAGGACCCTTACAGTTTTTTCAGGGGCAGTGCTTACTTATTCTATTATGATGTTACAGGTCTGCCCTTTACATTTCATACACCGGAGGATAAACCTACCTGGTTACTAGGGGATCTTCATTTTGATAATATCAGTGCCTTTCTAAACGAAAAGGGAGACGTAGTATTTGATGTAGATGATTTTGATGAAGGGTATTTTGGTTCGTATTTATATGATGTGTTGCGCTTGGTTGTCAGCATTCGTTTAATGAGTAGTCAGCACGGCTATACTGGTGATGATACGGACGATTTTGTGAAATCTTTCCTCAATGACTATATCGGACAATTGCAAAGGTTCCATAGCGGGGAAGAAGATCCAGTTTATTTACAGTTTACTAAAGCTAACACAACGGGACCGATCCAGAACGTTCTTCATGACCTTGAAGGGGAGTGGACATCATCCGGATTGGAATCTCCAACATCACAATTCGATTCCATTCAGTCTGTTCTTGATGATGGAAACTTAGTTGATTTATCACATCAGGAGAAAGAGGAGTTTCTCCGTGTTTGGGAAGATTATATCGAATCTATTCCCGTGTCCATCAAAAAACATTCACAGGTCTATTCTGTTAAGGATGTCATGAAAAAAGCAGGAGCGGGTATTGGGTCTACAGGACTTATGAGGTATTATATTATGATTGCAGGTGAGGGAAATAAGAATATTATTCTGGAAGCAAAAGAAGCAAGAACGCCTATTCCTGCTTACTTTTTTCCTTATGATGAGACGTTTTGGAAGGACCATCAGCACCAGGGACGAAGAGTTGTCCATACCCAGCAGGCGATGCACCACAAAGCGGATCCTTATTTAGGTTATATGACCATCAACGGGCATGATTTTTACGTCAGAGAGCGATCACCTTTTACCAATGAACTAAACACTGATGATCTACAGGAGTTAGATTCCATGCTTGAAACGGTTAAGACGATGGCTAAAATCACAGCGAAGATTCATGCTCGGGCTGATGTGGATATTGAAGACGGCTTGATGAACCATCATAGTGAAGAAGCGATACTTCATGAGATTGAATCGAATAGGAATGAATTTATTCAGCAGCTCACATTGTGGTCTGCGTATTACCAAAAAGTAGTAGAGTCGGACTTCCATCTTTTTAATGAATGGAGAAGTGAAAATCCTGAAATTACGGAACAAAACTAA
- a CDS encoding cold-shock protein, whose product MAFGKKNQAEIVEEETKIWVCKSDDCNCWMRDNFRTNEEAICPICKNEMEASSKVLQVVENNSLYYKS is encoded by the coding sequence ATGGCATTCGGTAAAAAGAACCAGGCTGAAATAGTTGAAGAAGAAACAAAAATTTGGGTATGTAAATCAGATGACTGCAACTGCTGGATGAGAGATAACTTCAGAACAAATGAAGAAGCAATTTGTCCGATTTGTAAAAACGAAATGGAAGCAAGCAGCAAAGTGCTTCAGGTGGTAGAGAATAACAGCTTATACTACAAGTCATAG
- a CDS encoding cold-shock protein: MKTGTVKWFNAEKGFGFIEVEGEDDVFVHFSAIQEEGFKSLEEGQAVEFEITEGNRGPQAANVTKL, translated from the coding sequence ATGAAAACTGGTACAGTAAAATGGTTTAACGCTGAAAAAGGCTTTGGATTTATCGAAGTTGAAGGAGAAGACGATGTATTCGTACACTTCAGCGCGATTCAAGAAGAGGGATTTAAATCCCTAGAAGAAGGCCAAGCTGTTGAATTTGAGATTACTGAAGGCAACCGTGGACCACAGGCTGCTAATGTAACTAAATTATAA
- a CDS encoding superoxide dismutase family protein, with protein MYYHYPYPPIRPTYQSEQARVSFKSSPLAPDLKGVVQFYQRPYGVEVFVQVEGLPDFQVKNGIQIGPHGFHIHEHGACEIGDGENPFQSAGGHWNPDDQPHGNHAGDFPVLFSNQGRSRMIFFTDRFQVEDIIGKAVIIHQGPDDYQSQPSGDAGKRIACGVIEKV; from the coding sequence ATGTATTATCATTATCCATATCCACCCATCAGACCTACTTATCAGTCTGAGCAAGCTCGCGTAAGTTTTAAAAGCAGTCCGCTTGCTCCTGATCTAAAGGGCGTCGTACAATTTTATCAACGGCCATACGGGGTGGAGGTTTTTGTTCAGGTGGAGGGCCTGCCTGATTTTCAAGTAAAAAATGGTATTCAGATTGGGCCACACGGATTTCATATTCATGAACACGGAGCATGTGAAATAGGAGATGGTGAAAATCCCTTTCAGTCCGCTGGAGGACACTGGAATCCTGATGATCAGCCTCATGGCAATCATGCTGGAGATTTTCCTGTGTTATTTTCAAACCAAGGCCGCTCTAGAATGATATTCTTCACGGATAGATTTCAAGTTGAGGATATTATAGGAAAAGCTGTTATTATCCATCAGGGTCCTGATGATTACCAATCCCAACCTAGCGGCGACGCTGGCAAAAGAATTGCCTGTGGCGTGATTGAAAAAGTTTAA
- a CDS encoding SurA N-terminal domain-containing protein encodes MKKIWITSLIAVLALFSLAACSGGDNTESSKKEETTESKKSEDNTGPVATVNGQEIPREKFNQQLEGTKQRYKKMGMKIEGKEKQMEQGVVNQLIGIELLNQKATEANIKVSKDEVEKKYEQFASQFPSEEERKKALKESGMTEDKVKQQLEENIKIQKYVAENTEEVTVSDEEAKKQYETMVKGQKNAPSFEEAKKQIKQQIQKQKQGQQVTKLVEKLRKEADVKVTL; translated from the coding sequence ATGAAGAAAATATGGATCACATCACTGATTGCTGTACTTGCTTTATTTAGTTTGGCTGCCTGCTCAGGGGGAGACAATACAGAAAGCAGTAAAAAGGAAGAAACCACTGAGAGTAAGAAGAGTGAGGATAACACTGGACCCGTCGCAACTGTAAATGGACAAGAAATTCCACGTGAAAAGTTTAATCAACAGTTGGAAGGAACCAAACAGCGATACAAGAAGATGGGTATGAAAATCGAAGGTAAAGAAAAACAAATGGAGCAAGGCGTTGTCAACCAACTCATTGGCATTGAGTTATTGAATCAAAAAGCAACGGAAGCAAATATTAAAGTATCCAAAGATGAAGTAGAGAAAAAATATGAACAATTTGCCTCCCAATTTCCTTCCGAGGAAGAACGTAAGAAAGCTCTTAAAGAAAGCGGTATGACCGAGGATAAAGTGAAACAGCAATTAGAGGAAAATATAAAAATTCAAAAATATGTAGCAGAAAATACAGAAGAAGTTACCGTAAGTGACGAGGAAGCCAAGAAGCAGTATGAGACTATGGTAAAAGGACAAAAGAACGCCCCTAGCTTCGAGGAAGCTAAAAAACAAATTAAGCAGCAAATACAGAAGCAAAAGCAAGGTCAGCAAGTGACTAAGCTTGTCGAAAAACTTCGTAAAGAAGCTGATGTAAAGGTAACACTATAA
- a CDS encoding dynamin family protein — MSVSTVEAHTKTLARLESLYSELEKYNQHQANKVLELIEKVNRQEMMIGFAGHFSAGKSTMINHLVDHSILPSSPIPTSANIVKLSNGPEATIAYFSEHDPVKYEGSIDIQTIQAMCREGERITGLDIQRPLAELPSHVKILDTPGVDSTRDADRLITESSLHLMDYMFYVMDYNHVQSEVNLNFLLEMQQRQITFSIIINQVDKHNETELTFGQFQQSVEHSLHLWGIEPQHIYYTSLKEPMHSANQIEQVSSAFHTMYDNISISQTALHHAAAIINESISDYCATYEEQMETLHQQIRHADQIITEQDVDEAGSLLDAQKERIPAAREHFENRVLTFLSNAYLMPSELREHARLYLESMQPGFKVGFILTKKKTEEERAVRFEKYYDQLKQTIEKNVAWPLRERMMQLLEDNAITDSAIIHDTQSFDIEYPSSRLQQLIETGASVTGEYVLRYTDQLAKDIQRHGRNQLNQWWERVESMLEQRNEAETTAHQQLFKAYDHKSQAEEELFSLKAAIEEVKQQLLRAFAEQNLSNEVEEQVALALQKQQSLITVKSSQDMVYSEVKSNAMKQEETEDNGVRERAAAKKTDIHQKLVEAQDVLGNIDGFDHLLTQLRGKQHRLQHQQYTIALFGAFSAGKSSFANALLGEQVLPVSPNPTTATINKITASSQQHPHGTVTVRVKGEEQLLEDLAFAGKKVLERYTNIESAYQHIVSLEEKKLQKLDHKKRTFLQAFVDGYEEMAPHLNQEMTITLDRFAAFVSEEKKSCFIEWMELYYDCEWTRAGITLVDTPGADSVNARHTNVSFEYIKNADAILFVTYYNHPFSKADQSFLTQLGRVKDAFSMDKMFFIINAADLAENDEEKQQVEHYLQEQLLQFQIRNPRIYSLSSIQGLKEKQTHDRIGSGLPAFEERFERFLQEELTEVLHHSIEHDLNEAVASLQTIIDHARLSEQDREEKLAMLEDEQSRAQQVLAQFAEARSEKAIAQKVNKQLHFVHQRMMLNFNSYFKNHFNPAVIKGARSEAKEQIEESAGELLNEVEFEMNQEIKAVTLRIEVFIKDVVEQHKKNYEAELRRINRSLSLSSFEWNSIAPPAIDQRLLINEKDLADVLQLFKGTKSFFEHNEKERMKEQLSERVTTPLYDAIYKVKPTIEQYYIEQCLQSLHEARDNWLKQLDQSFNRFTYSLKHPVDVIYLKEQYEKLKNNIL, encoded by the coding sequence ATGTCTGTTTCCACCGTAGAAGCCCATACGAAGACGCTCGCTAGGTTAGAATCCTTATACAGTGAGCTTGAGAAATATAACCAGCACCAGGCAAATAAAGTACTGGAACTAATTGAGAAGGTCAACAGACAGGAAATGATGATCGGCTTCGCCGGCCACTTTTCTGCGGGGAAGTCAACGATGATCAACCACCTTGTCGACCATTCCATCCTGCCTTCCAGTCCGATTCCAACAAGTGCGAACATTGTAAAATTATCGAACGGACCTGAAGCGACCATCGCTTATTTCAGCGAGCATGATCCGGTCAAATATGAAGGATCTATTGATATTCAAACCATCCAGGCGATGTGCCGAGAAGGAGAAAGAATAACCGGCCTTGATATTCAGCGCCCATTAGCTGAGCTCCCTTCGCATGTGAAAATATTAGATACACCAGGTGTTGATTCAACACGGGATGCTGATCGGTTAATTACCGAATCCTCCCTGCATTTAATGGATTATATGTTTTATGTGATGGATTATAATCACGTACAATCTGAAGTCAATCTTAATTTTTTACTGGAAATGCAGCAGCGTCAGATCACGTTTTCAATCATTATTAATCAAGTGGACAAACATAACGAAACGGAGTTAACTTTTGGCCAATTTCAGCAAAGTGTTGAGCATTCCTTACACTTATGGGGGATTGAGCCCCAGCACATTTACTATACTTCTTTAAAAGAGCCCATGCATTCAGCTAATCAAATTGAGCAAGTCAGCTCTGCTTTCCATACGATGTATGATAACATCTCAATCAGTCAAACCGCTTTACATCATGCTGCAGCCATTATAAATGAGAGCATTAGTGATTACTGTGCGACTTATGAAGAGCAAATGGAGACCCTTCATCAACAAATCAGACATGCTGATCAAATCATTACGGAACAGGATGTTGATGAGGCAGGGTCTTTACTAGACGCCCAGAAGGAAAGAATCCCTGCGGCTAGAGAACATTTCGAAAACAGAGTGCTTACATTTTTATCTAATGCTTATTTAATGCCAAGTGAATTACGAGAGCATGCTCGTTTATATTTAGAGTCCATGCAGCCGGGCTTTAAAGTAGGTTTTATTCTTACGAAGAAGAAAACAGAAGAAGAACGAGCCGTTCGATTTGAAAAATACTATGATCAGTTGAAGCAGACGATTGAGAAAAATGTAGCTTGGCCATTACGTGAACGGATGATGCAATTGTTGGAGGATAATGCGATTACGGACAGTGCTATCATTCATGACACACAATCCTTTGATATTGAATATCCGTCATCCCGGTTACAGCAATTAATTGAAACTGGTGCTTCAGTCACAGGGGAATATGTACTTCGTTACACCGATCAATTGGCTAAAGATATTCAACGCCATGGCCGCAATCAATTGAATCAATGGTGGGAACGGGTAGAGAGCATGCTCGAACAAAGAAATGAAGCTGAAACGACAGCTCATCAGCAGTTATTTAAGGCGTATGATCATAAATCACAAGCAGAGGAAGAGCTTTTCAGCCTGAAAGCTGCTATTGAAGAGGTGAAGCAACAGCTGCTGCGTGCATTCGCTGAGCAAAATCTTTCAAACGAGGTCGAAGAACAAGTTGCACTCGCCCTGCAGAAACAGCAATCTCTGATTACAGTTAAGTCGAGTCAAGACATGGTATATTCGGAAGTAAAATCAAATGCAATGAAGCAGGAGGAAACTGAAGATAATGGTGTTCGTGAAAGAGCTGCTGCGAAAAAGACAGATATTCATCAAAAACTTGTAGAAGCACAGGATGTGTTGGGGAACATCGATGGCTTTGACCATTTACTCACTCAGCTCCGCGGGAAACAGCATAGATTACAGCACCAGCAATATACGATCGCGTTGTTTGGAGCCTTTAGTGCGGGGAAATCATCATTTGCCAATGCATTGTTAGGAGAACAAGTCTTACCTGTCTCTCCTAATCCAACCACAGCAACAATCAACAAAATTACTGCCTCCTCCCAGCAGCATCCTCATGGGACGGTGACGGTTAGAGTTAAGGGTGAAGAGCAATTATTAGAAGATCTCGCCTTTGCCGGAAAGAAAGTTCTTGAACGCTACACGAACATAGAATCAGCCTATCAACACATCGTTTCTTTAGAAGAAAAAAAGTTGCAGAAGCTGGATCACAAGAAACGTACATTTCTTCAAGCTTTTGTTGATGGGTATGAAGAAATGGCTCCTCATCTTAATCAGGAAATGACCATAACGCTTGACCGGTTTGCAGCATTTGTTTCGGAAGAGAAAAAATCATGTTTTATTGAGTGGATGGAGCTTTATTATGATTGTGAATGGACACGTGCAGGGATCACACTTGTTGATACACCAGGAGCGGATTCTGTCAATGCCCGACATACCAATGTATCATTTGAGTATATTAAAAATGCTGATGCCATTCTTTTTGTAACTTATTATAACCATCCGTTCTCGAAGGCAGATCAATCCTTTTTAACTCAGCTTGGAAGAGTGAAGGATGCTTTCTCCATGGATAAAATGTTTTTCATTATCAATGCCGCAGATTTAGCTGAAAATGACGAGGAAAAACAACAAGTTGAACATTATTTACAGGAACAGCTTCTTCAGTTTCAAATTCGCAATCCGCGTATCTATTCGTTATCGAGCATACAGGGGTTAAAGGAGAAGCAAACCCATGACAGAATCGGTAGCGGGTTACCTGCTTTTGAAGAGCGGTTTGAACGTTTCTTGCAAGAGGAATTGACAGAAGTACTCCACCATTCGATTGAACATGATCTAAACGAAGCGGTAGCTTCCTTACAAACCATCATCGACCACGCCAGGCTCAGCGAGCAGGATAGAGAAGAGAAGCTCGCCATGTTAGAGGACGAACAAAGCCGGGCTCAGCAAGTGCTCGCTCAATTTGCAGAAGCGCGGAGTGAAAAAGCAATCGCCCAAAAGGTGAATAAACAACTGCATTTTGTTCACCAGCGTATGATGTTAAACTTTAACTCATATTTTAAGAACCATTTTAATCCTGCTGTCATTAAAGGAGCTCGATCAGAAGCAAAAGAACAAATTGAGGAGTCAGCAGGAGAGCTGTTGAATGAAGTTGAATTTGAAATGAACCAGGAGATCAAGGCTGTCACCCTAAGAATAGAAGTCTTTATTAAAGATGTAGTGGAACAGCATAAAAAAAATTACGAAGCAGAATTGAGAAGGATTAATCGTTCGCTTTCACTGAGCAGTTTTGAATGGAATTCGATTGCCCCACCTGCTATAGATCAAAGACTACTGATAAATGAAAAGGACCTTGCTGATGTATTACAACTGTTTAAAGGAACAAAATCATTCTTTGAGCACAACGAGAAGGAGCGAATGAAGGAGCAGTTAAGTGAGCGGGTAACCACACCGCTCTACGATGCGATTTACAAGGTAAAGCCTACTATAGAACAGTACTATATAGAGCAGTGTCTGCAGTCTTTACATGAGGCCAGAGACAACTGGCTTAAACAATTAGATCAGAGTTTCAACAGGTTCACGTATAGTCTGAAGCATCCTGTCGACGTGATCTATTTAAAGGAACAGTATGAGAAACTTAAGAATAATATATTGTAA